The sequence CTGATCCGGTCGCCGAGGCGGGCGGCCACCAGCGCCGCGTACTCGGCGAACCGCGCGGCCGTGTCCCGCTCCAGCCAGCCACCCGCCTCCGCCTCCGACACGGGCAGATCCCAGTGGAAGAGGGTCGGGACCGGACGTACGCCCGCCTCGCACAACTCGTCGACCAGCCGGTCGTAGAAGTCCAGACCGCCGGGGGAGTTCACCCGCGGCCAGGAGACGGAGAAGCGGTAGGCGTCCACGCCGAGGCCGCGCAGGAGCGCCACGTCCTCGGGATAGCGGTGGTAGTGGTCGCAGGCCACCGCGGCCGTCGAACCGTCCTTCACCTGGCCCGGCCGGGCCGTGAAGGCGTCCCACACGGAAGGGGCGCGGAGGTCCGCCGCGCCCTCGATCTGATGGGCCGAGGTGGAGACCCCCCAGAGGAATCCGGCCGGGAACTGGGGTATCGGGTTCGTCGCCGCGTCAGTCATGCGCGCGATCATCCGCAGCGGCGGTGAGCGAAGTCAACGGCGTTGCGTGAACTGGCCGTTACTGGTCCCGTACCGGCCCCACCGGGGTGCCTACGCGCCCTCCTTCAGGACCCTTGAGATCAGTTTTCGCTGCTCGTCCGTCAGACGCGGGTCCGAACAGTAGACCGTCTTCCCGTCCACCGTGATCTGGTAGTTGAAGCCGTCCGGGACGCCTATGGGCGGCGTGCCCCGGCCGGCGGCGACCGCCTCCTCGGCCAGGGCGTGCCACTCCTGGGCATCGGCGCGCCCCGAGGTGTCCACCTCGGCGTGCCGCTCGATGCCCGCGAATCCTCCTGTGCGCCTCACCTGAATACGCATGGGTCCTGTCTAGTACGAAACGCGGGCCCCGGCCACGCTCACTGGGCCGGTACGCCGACCTGTTCCCACGCCTTCGTGACGGCCTGCAGTTCCTCGCCCTCGCCGTACGAGGCGCGTGCCGTCGCCAGGGTCAGCTTCGCGAAGTCCGTGAAGCTCGCCTTGGAGTCCAGCTCGCCGCCGGTCAGCACGTCGTACCAGATCCGTCCGGCGCGTTCCCAGGCGTTCCCGCCGAGGGCCGTCGCGGCCAGGTAGAAGGCGTGGTTGGGGATGCCGGAGTTGATGTGCACCCCGCCGTTGTCGCGGCCGGTGCGGACGAAGTCGTCCATCGTCGCGGGCTGCGGGTCCTTGCCGAGCACGTCGTCGTCGTACGCCGTGCCCGGGGCCTTCATCGAACGCAGGGCCGTGCCCGTGACCCGCGGGGCGAGCAGGCCCGCGCCGATCAGCCAGTCGGCCTCGGCGGCGCTCTGGCCGAGCGTGTACTGCTTGATGAGCGAGCCGAAGACGTCCGAGAAGCTCTCGTTGAGCGCGCCCGGCTGGCCGAAGTACGTGAGGTTCGCCGTGTACTGGGTGACGCCGTGCGCGAGCTCGTGGCCGATGACGTCGACCGGGATGGTGAAGTCGAGGAAGATCTCGCCGTCGCCGTCGCCGAACACCATCTGCTCGCCGTTCCAGAAGGCGTTGTTGTACTCCTCGTCGAAGTGCACGGTCGCGTTCAGCGGCAGGCCCTCGGCGTTGATCGAGTTCCGCCCGTACGCCTTCAGGAAGAGTTCGAAGGTGGCGCCCAGACCGGCGTAGGCGCGGTTGACGGTGGCGTCCTTGCCGGGCTTGTCGCCCTCGCCGCGCACCTTCTTGCCGGGCAGGTCCTGCTTGTGTTTCGCGTCGTGGATCGTACGGTTCGGCTTGTCCTCGGCGGCGCCGCTCGGCGGGGCGAGGGCGGGCGCGCCGAGCACGGTGGTCAGTCGGCGGTGGGTGCGCTCGAAGGCGTCCCGCTCCAGGGTTCGGCGGGCCTTGCCGGCGAGCGTGCGGTCCTCTGCCTGGGACAGGGTGTCGAGGACGTGGGGCGGGATGATGGTGCAGAAGACGGGCTCGAAGCCCCCGTTTGTCGTCATGTCCGGCACCATTGCACTGTGTGACTTGACTGTCACTAGGGGCAACCATGATTGGTGAAATGGGGGGATAAGGGGGGCGACGGGGTCCGGTTTCCTGTACGGACCGGGCCCCACGGCGACCGATCACGCCGCTCCCCACGCCCCCGAAAACCAGCCCCGCGCCGGGTCCTCCCCCCCGAAGACCAACAGACTGCGCCGTTCCCCGCGCCCCCAAAATCAAAAGACTGCGCCGTTCCCCGCGCCCCCAGGAACCCAAGCCTGCGCCGCTCGCCCGCTCGCCCGCTCGCCTCAAGACAAAAGATTGCGCCGTTCCCCGCGCCCCTGGTGGGGGTGCCGCTCGTCGGCCGGCTGGGGCACGTCTTCAGGGGCGCGGGGAACGGCGCAATCTTTGAGGCGCGGGGACGGCGGGCGGCCCGTTCCGATCAGGGGCGCGGGGAACTGCGCGATCTTTGAGTTGTGGGGGCGGCGGGCGGCGGGCGGCGGGCGGCGCGTTCCGGTCGGGGGCGCGGGGAACGGCGCAGTCTTTGAGGTGTGGGGGCGGCGGGCGGCGCGATGTGGTGTCCCGCATGGTGATACGCCGCCTCACCCCGCGTGGGACTCCGATAGCATGCGGAGCATCATGCGTATCGGGCTGCTTCTTCTTAGCTGCCGCGGCGAGGGCCTGTAGTCGAGGCCGACTCCCTCCCCGCGGAGTTCTGGCGTTGCGCCGTCGGCCGTCCCTCGTATCGATCCCGATCGAATCCCGATCGACTTCGAGGATCAAGCGGACCAAGAGGAGCCCTCGCATCATGGCGAACCGCCAGCAGCCCACTTCCATGCCGATCCACAAGTACCGCCCGTACGACCAGGTCGACATCCCCGACCGTACGTGGCCGGACAACCGGATCACCACCGCTCCCCGCTGGCTCTCCACCGACCTGCGTGACGGCAACCAGGCCCTGATCGACCCCATGTCGCCCGCGCGCAAGCGTGAGATGTTCGACCTGCTGGTGTCGATGGGCTACAAGGAGATCGAGGTCGGTTTCCCGGCCTCCGGTCAGACCGACTTCGACTTCGTGCGCTCGATCATCGAGGAAGAGGGCGCGATCCCCGACGACGTCACGATCTCCGTACTGACCCAGGCCCGCGAGGACCTGATCGAGCGGACCGTGGAGTCGCTGAAGGGCGCCAGGCGCGCCAACGTCCACCTCTACAACGCCACCGCGCCGGTCTTCCGCCGGGTCGTCTTCCGCGGCTCCAAGGACGACATCAAGCAGATCGCCGTCGACGGCACCCGTCTGGTGGTCGAGTACGCGGAGAAGCTGCTGGGCCCCGAGACGACCTTCGGGTACCAGTACAGCCCCGAGATCTTCACCGACACCGAGCTGGACTTCGCCCTGGAGGTCTGCGAGGCCGTCATGGACGTCTGGCAGCCGGGACCGGACCGCGAGATCATTCTCAACCTGCCCGCCACCGTGGAGCGTTCGACCCCCTCCACGCACGCGGACCGCTTCGAGTGGATGTCGCGCAACCTGTCCCGCCGCGAGTACGTCTGCCTGTCGGTCCACCCGCACAACGACCGCGGCACGGCGGTCGCGGCCGCCGAGCTGGCGCTGATGGCCGGTGCCGACCGCATCGAGGGCTGCCTGTTCGGCCAGGGCGAGCGCACCGGCAACGTCGACCTGGTCACCCTGGGCATGAACC is a genomic window of Streptomyces sp. NBC_00414 containing:
- a CDS encoding M4 family metallopeptidase codes for the protein MTTNGGFEPVFCTIIPPHVLDTLSQAEDRTLAGKARRTLERDAFERTHRRLTTVLGAPALAPPSGAAEDKPNRTIHDAKHKQDLPGKKVRGEGDKPGKDATVNRAYAGLGATFELFLKAYGRNSINAEGLPLNATVHFDEEYNNAFWNGEQMVFGDGDGEIFLDFTIPVDVIGHELAHGVTQYTANLTYFGQPGALNESFSDVFGSLIKQYTLGQSAAEADWLIGAGLLAPRVTGTALRSMKAPGTAYDDDVLGKDPQPATMDDFVRTGRDNGGVHINSGIPNHAFYLAATALGGNAWERAGRIWYDVLTGGELDSKASFTDFAKLTLATARASYGEGEELQAVTKAWEQVGVPAQ
- a CDS encoding protealysin inhibitor emfourin, with translation MRIQVRRTGGFAGIERHAEVDTSGRADAQEWHALAEEAVAAGRGTPPIGVPDGFNYQITVDGKTVYCSDPRLTDEQRKLISRVLKEGA
- the leuA gene encoding 2-isopropylmalate synthase; its protein translation is MANRQQPTSMPIHKYRPYDQVDIPDRTWPDNRITTAPRWLSTDLRDGNQALIDPMSPARKREMFDLLVSMGYKEIEVGFPASGQTDFDFVRSIIEEEGAIPDDVTISVLTQAREDLIERTVESLKGARRANVHLYNATAPVFRRVVFRGSKDDIKQIAVDGTRLVVEYAEKLLGPETTFGYQYSPEIFTDTELDFALEVCEAVMDVWQPGPDREIILNLPATVERSTPSTHADRFEWMSRNLSRREYVCLSVHPHNDRGTAVAAAELALMAGADRIEGCLFGQGERTGNVDLVTLGMNLFGQGVDPQIDFSNIDEVRRTAEYCNQMEVHARHPYVGDLVYTSFSGSHQDAIKKGFDAMEADAAAKGVTVDDIEWAVPYLPIDPKDVGRSYEAVIRVNSQSGKGGIAYVLKNDHKLDLPRRMQIEFSKIIQAKTDAEGGEVTPKDIWAAFRDEYLPNPDNPWGRVQVSNGQSTTDKDGVDTLTVEAEVDGTETTLVGTGNGPISAFFHALQGIGVDARLLDYQEHTMSEGASAVAASYIEVAIGDKVLWGIGIDANTTRASLKAVVSAVNRATR